The following are encoded together in the candidate division WOR-3 bacterium genome:
- the ddlA gene encoding D-alanine--D-alanine ligase, whose product MKKKIKVAIIFGGRSAEHEISIISAKNIIDAIDKNKYEPIPIGIDKDGTWYLQEDFDLESNNPKFIKLNKSKEKVILVPLNNSNELISITTKKSKGKIDVAFPVLHGPYGEDGSIQGLFRMVNVPYVGAGVLGSAIGMDKDVLKRLLRDAKIPIPNFKTFTKLTIKNITFKEIAKIVGVPMFIKPAKLGSSVGISKVRDEKEFKKALDIAFQYDNKILIEEFIKGREIECSILGNDNPIASIPGEVIVKSDFYSYETKYLDEDGAYLEIPAKLPKRISKRIQEYAIEVFNVLSCEGMARVDFFLRNNTEILVNEINTIPGFTKISMYPKLWEASGISYPELIDRLIQLALERFHRERKLKISFK is encoded by the coding sequence TTGAAGAAGAAAATAAAAGTGGCAATCATATTTGGTGGAAGATCTGCAGAACATGAAATATCAATTATTTCCGCAAAGAATATAATAGATGCGATTGACAAAAATAAATATGAACCAATCCCAATTGGTATAGATAAAGATGGGACTTGGTATTTACAAGAAGATTTCGATTTAGAAAGCAATAATCCAAAATTCATAAAATTAAATAAATCTAAAGAAAAAGTGATTCTTGTTCCTTTGAATAACTCGAATGAATTGATAAGCATTACAACTAAGAAAAGTAAAGGAAAAATAGATGTTGCTTTTCCAGTTTTACATGGTCCATATGGCGAAGATGGTTCAATTCAAGGTCTATTTAGAATGGTTAATGTTCCTTATGTAGGTGCTGGAGTTCTTGGTTCAGCTATAGGCATGGATAAAGATGTATTAAAACGTCTTCTCAGAGATGCAAAAATCCCAATCCCGAATTTTAAAACTTTTACAAAATTAACAATAAAAAATATAACCTTCAAAGAAATAGCAAAAATTGTTGGAGTTCCAATGTTTATAAAACCGGCAAAATTAGGCTCTTCTGTTGGAATAAGTAAAGTCAGAGATGAAAAAGAATTCAAAAAAGCTTTAGATATTGCTTTTCAATATGACAATAAAATATTAATTGAAGAATTCATAAAAGGTAGGGAAATAGAATGTTCTATTCTCGGAAATGACAACCCAATTGCTTCTATTCCAGGAGAAGTTATAGTAAAGAGTGATTTCTATTCATATGAAACCAAGTATTTAGATGAAGATGGAGCTTATTTAGAAATTCCAGCAAAATTACCAAAAAGAATCTCAAAAAGAATTCAGGAATATGCAATTGAAGTTTTTAACGTTCTTTCTTGTGAAGGAATGGCAAGGGTGGACTTTTTCTTACGAAATAACACTGAAATATTAGTGAATGAAATAAACACCATTCCAGGCTTTACAAAAATAAGTATGTATCCAAAACTATGGGAAGCAAGTGGGATCTCTTATCCTGAGTTAATTGATCGCCTTATTCAACTTGCCCTCGAAAGATTTCATAGAGAAAGAAAACTTAAAATATCTTTCAAATAA
- a CDS encoding UbiA family prenyltransferase: MNFLLPFFLIIFGFLFIRIKIPGFIKTWLCSSRPLIAIHYIFPTGFGILLGNYIYNENINYLNSILLLFSIFFSFQTSLIVNDINDIETDHFSEKNTLLNPKLFPIKYYKILSVFFFLVSLLFAFVINYRIFLLVLFGHTLHFTYSSRPFRLKRFFPLSIFILAFASLLTAVAGFALFNPYNPLISFPLKSALFIFIPLFLSLNFRDLADYKGDKKTDVGTLFTIFGLEKGRKINALLIFLSYLLVPIILRFYPLFFATVPLGGLSFYFCIKKPFNEKMIFYIYFALIAVLTFLVHTKIEIFI, translated from the coding sequence ATGAACTTTCTTTTACCTTTTTTTCTAATAATTTTTGGTTTTTTATTTATTAGAATAAAAATTCCTGGATTTATAAAAACCTGGTTGTGCAGTTCAAGGCCCCTTATTGCTATTCATTATATTTTTCCTACAGGATTTGGAATTCTTCTTGGTAATTATATTTATAATGAAAATATAAATTATTTAAATTCTATTCTCCTTTTATTCTCCATTTTCTTTTCTTTCCAGACCTCTCTTATTGTAAATGATATAAATGATATTGAAACAGATCATTTTTCAGAGAAGAACACTCTTTTAAATCCTAAGCTTTTCCCTATCAAATATTACAAAATATTAAGTGTATTCTTTTTCTTAGTTTCTTTACTCTTTGCTTTTGTTATAAATTATAGGATATTCCTTCTCGTTTTATTTGGACATACTCTTCATTTTACATATTCTTCAAGACCTTTTCGTTTGAAACGGTTTTTCCCTTTGTCAATTTTTATTCTTGCCTTTGCTTCTTTACTTACCGCAGTAGCAGGCTTTGCACTCTTCAATCCTTATAATCCTTTAATTTCTTTTCCTTTGAAATCAGCCTTGTTTATTTTCATTCCCTTATTTTTATCGTTAAATTTTAGAGACCTTGCAGATTATAAAGGAGATAAGAAGACAGATGTTGGAACTTTATTTACAATATTTGGCTTAGAAAAAGGAAGAAAAATAAATGCTCTTCTTATCTTTTTGAGTTATCTTCTTGTGCCTATCATCCTGAGATTTTATCCTTTATTTTTTGCAACAGTCCCTCTTGGAGGATTGAGTTTTTATTTTTGTATAAAAAAGCCTTTTAATGAAAAGATGATTTTTTATATATATTTTGCTCTTATAGCAGTTTTAACTTTTCTTGTTCATACAAAAATAGAAATTTTTATTTGA
- a CDS encoding tetratricopeptide repeat protein has protein sequence MIKKIIDKIEKEKYSFINIFLTLFSIILTRNILESSFEEKQILGFSIILSNSFYMLFVHFPLFYFSIFLWVLLIFKFLTKEELVKIVNFLTFGISVIVIAPIIDVLVSKGSGYNLAYLSSFKELREAHRFFLFWKDIYEASWGQRVEILLILFGSFFYVVMKTKNYFKSIIAPLIIFVVILIHGVLPNTIANIPLYLGYKKFNPTTFLNSGILPIDSQNYGVIFSTSIILALILISYLEKKRLRELLSSEYIFISVSTFFIGILYALFLILKYYTFLLMDPIFYLIIFLGIWIIILTNRVSQEKLDSLEFQGIVTGIIIFSLSLGWIFLILVFILYLFKKFFRPKWVLILPSFLAGFSLIFQDYTLKAIIPIEKRVIELRGKELSAWTFFLNKEYKKALLLYLRINSLKKSDKETEKRIGQCLLNLGNLDEGIKLLEKIVNPDYETILSLAQAYTQSGKYKEAIDLYKKAIKKKLSYGEFYGKIAQLASRLGEENELNLAIEKASRYGIPKYKLYQIRGDFYLSKGDLESAWKMFNISLSYNPRFEASLSGKGIIYYKKGNLKEAEKQFLKALEIEPDNDAIFNNLGVIYLTQRNFEKAKDSFLKSLRLNPNQVEAYYNLGLIYEVEDKKLEAYQMYERALNISPDYFPAKLKIKELQK, from the coding sequence TTGATAAAAAAGATAATCGATAAGATAGAAAAAGAGAAGTATTCATTTATAAATATTTTTTTAACTCTTTTTTCCATTATTTTAACAAGAAATATCCTTGAGAGTTCTTTTGAAGAGAAACAAATTTTGGGTTTTTCTATTATTTTGTCTAATTCTTTCTATATGTTATTTGTTCATTTTCCTTTGTTTTATTTTTCTATTTTTTTATGGGTTCTTCTTATTTTTAAATTTTTAACAAAAGAAGAATTAGTGAAGATTGTAAATTTCTTAACCTTCGGAATTTCTGTCATAGTTATAGCTCCAATAATTGATGTTTTGGTTTCAAAAGGAAGTGGTTATAATTTAGCTTATTTAAGTAGCTTTAAAGAATTAAGAGAGGCTCATAGATTTTTTCTTTTTTGGAAGGACATTTACGAAGCAAGTTGGGGTCAAAGAGTAGAAATATTACTTATCCTCTTTGGTAGTTTTTTCTATGTTGTAATGAAAACAAAAAATTATTTTAAATCTATAATTGCTCCTCTAATTATTTTTGTTGTTATTCTCATTCACGGGGTTCTTCCGAATACAATTGCCAATATTCCTCTTTATCTCGGATACAAGAAATTTAACCCTACTACATTTTTAAATAGTGGCATTCTACCAATAGATAGCCAGAACTATGGGGTAATTTTCTCTACATCTATCATTTTGGCTCTCATTTTAATTAGCTATCTGGAAAAGAAAAGATTAAGAGAATTATTGAGTTCAGAATACATCTTTATTTCTGTTTCTACTTTTTTTATTGGGATATTATATGCTTTATTTCTCATTTTAAAATATTATACTTTTTTATTGATGGATCCAATATTTTATCTTATAATTTTTTTAGGAATATGGATTATAATTCTTACTAATAGGGTTTCACAGGAAAAGTTGGATTCTCTTGAATTCCAAGGGATTGTAACAGGAATAATAATTTTCAGTTTATCTCTAGGATGGATATTTTTAATTTTGGTTTTTATTCTCTATCTTTTCAAAAAATTTTTTCGTCCAAAATGGGTTTTAATTTTACCATCTTTTTTAGCAGGGTTTTCTTTAATTTTCCAAGATTACACGTTAAAAGCAATAATTCCAATAGAAAAGAGAGTAATAGAATTAAGAGGAAAAGAGCTCTCTGCTTGGACTTTCTTTTTAAACAAAGAATATAAAAAGGCATTGCTTCTATATTTGAGAATAAATAGTTTAAAGAAAAGTGACAAAGAGACTGAAAAAAGAATAGGACAATGTCTTCTTAATCTTGGAAATTTAGATGAAGGAATTAAACTTCTTGAAAAGATAGTTAACCCGGATTATGAAACAATTCTTTCTTTAGCTCAAGCATACACCCAAAGTGGCAAATACAAAGAAGCTATTGATCTTTATAAAAAAGCTATAAAGAAAAAGCTTTCTTATGGGGAATTTTATGGAAAAATTGCTCAACTTGCTTCAAGATTAGGAGAAGAGAATGAACTAAATTTAGCTATAGAAAAAGCCTCACGATATGGAATTCCTAAATATAAGCTTTATCAGATAAGAGGTGATTTTTATCTTAGTAAAGGAGATTTAGAGAGTGCTTGGAAGATGTTTAATATCTCCCTTAGTTATAATCCACGATTTGAGGCTTCCCTCTCTGGAAAGGGTATAATATATTATAAAAAAGGTAATCTTAAAGAAGCAGAAAAGCAATTTCTGAAAGCTCTTGAAATTGAACCTGATAATGACGCCATTTTCAACAATTTAGGAGTAATTTACTTAACCCAAAGAAATTTTGAGAAGGCAAAAGACTCTTTTCTTAAATCGTTAAGATTGAATCCAAATCAAGTGGAGGCTTATTATAATCTTGGGTTAATTTACGAAGTAGAAGATAAAAAATTAGAAGCTTATCAGATGTATGAAAGAGCCTTAAATATTAGTCCTGATTATTTTCCTGCAAAACTAAAAATAAAGGAGCTACAAAAATGA